A single genomic interval of Psychroserpens sp. NJDZ02 harbors:
- the tssD gene encoding type VI secretion system tube protein TssD — protein MSFLAKLFIEDEVRNILNVNQVYSRIADVNGRPITKAIGHKLEFAIESTIDDSFFYESMFSQTSQCEGEIVFYKRDGISTLFKMEFANAQILNLTESFNAIDSLPLHINISIGWGIMKMKGVIHQEPWNPNNPFIEIEETTREEEEKEVTRYYISDTNGEELETYNLGDTIILNIETLNRIGDTITISLEDKSHDFKYNGQILPNDTITDYTITNDLEQIELEVIAQQN, from the coding sequence ATGAGCTTTTTGGCTAAGTTATTTATTGAAGATGAAGTTAGGAATATCCTAAATGTCAACCAAGTATATTCGAGGATCGCAGATGTTAACGGACGACCTATAACTAAGGCTATTGGCCATAAATTAGAGTTTGCAATAGAGTCTACAATAGATGATAGTTTTTTTTACGAAAGTATGTTTTCGCAAACCAGTCAATGTGAAGGAGAAATTGTGTTTTATAAACGTGATGGTATAAGCACCTTGTTTAAAATGGAATTTGCTAATGCTCAAATATTAAATTTAACTGAATCTTTTAATGCCATAGATAGTCTACCATTACATATAAATATCTCTATTGGTTGGGGAATCATGAAAATGAAAGGTGTAATCCACCAAGAACCTTGGAATCCAAACAATCCATTTATAGAGATTGAAGAGACGACTCGAGAAGAGGAGGAAAAAGAAGTCACTCGTTATTATATATCTGACACCAACGGTGAAGAACTTGAAACATATAATTTGGGAGACACTATAATACTTAACATAGAAACTTTAAATAGAATTGGCGATACTATAACAATTTCTCTAGAAGACAAGTCTCACGATTTTAAATACAATGGTCAAATATTACCTAACGACACTATAACCGATTATACTATTACTAACGATCTTGAACAAATTGAATTAGAGGTAATAGCTCAACAAAACTAA
- a CDS encoding DEAD/DEAH box helicase has protein sequence MSFQSLGLSEALLKAISKKGYTTPSPIQQKAIPPVLEGHDVLASAQTGTGKTAGFTLPLLHILSENPKEKYRPIRALILTPTRELAAQVYANVKEYSEFLNLRSAVIFGGVNQKPQAATIRQGIDVLVATPGRLIDLESQGLLSLKRVEIFVLDEADRMLDMGFLRDIERVMKLMPDKRQNLMFSATFSKEIRKLANGILNHPVQVEATPENTTVEAITQKVFRVAKAKKTDLIIKLITDGNWKQVLVFNRTKHGANKLVEKMIKAGIKAAAIHGNKSQGARTKALAGFKSGSISVLVATDIAARGLDIPLLPHVINFEIPNISEDYVHRIGRTGRAGANGEAISLVSADETTFLRDIQKLIGMKLPVEIMEGFEPDPNASTAPIKPGQNRRQQPRNDKPKGEKTKSKGNSSSNSGGRNRTKSKSRNNDSRR, from the coding sequence ATGTCATTTCAATCTTTAGGCCTATCTGAAGCCTTACTAAAAGCAATTAGTAAAAAAGGATACACTACACCAAGTCCAATTCAACAAAAAGCCATCCCTCCAGTATTGGAAGGGCATGACGTATTGGCTTCGGCACAAACAGGAACAGGTAAAACAGCAGGTTTTACATTACCGCTGTTACATATCTTATCGGAAAACCCGAAGGAAAAGTACAGACCTATACGTGCGTTAATTTTAACACCAACACGAGAGTTGGCTGCACAAGTGTATGCTAACGTAAAAGAGTATAGCGAGTTTTTAAACTTGCGTAGTGCTGTAATTTTTGGAGGTGTTAATCAAAAACCACAAGCAGCTACTATCCGTCAGGGTATTGATGTATTAGTGGCTACGCCAGGACGTTTGATAGATTTAGAAAGTCAAGGTTTATTGTCTTTAAAACGTGTCGAGATTTTTGTTTTAGATGAAGCAGACCGTATGTTAGATATGGGGTTTTTACGTGATATAGAACGTGTAATGAAACTAATGCCAGACAAGCGTCAAAATTTAATGTTCTCTGCAACTTTTTCTAAAGAGATTAGAAAATTAGCAAACGGGATTTTAAATCATCCGGTGCAAGTTGAAGCAACACCAGAAAACACCACAGTTGAAGCTATTACCCAAAAAGTATTTAGAGTAGCCAAAGCTAAAAAAACAGATTTAATTATCAAGTTAATTACGGATGGTAATTGGAAGCAAGTATTGGTTTTTAACCGTACTAAGCATGGTGCGAATAAATTAGTGGAAAAAATGATTAAAGCAGGCATTAAAGCTGCTGCAATCCATGGAAATAAAAGTCAAGGGGCACGTACAAAAGCTTTAGCAGGTTTTAAAAGTGGAAGTATTAGTGTGTTAGTCGCAACAGATATTGCTGCACGTGGTTTGGACATCCCTTTATTACCTCACGTTATTAATTTTGAAATTCCAAATATTTCTGAAGATTATGTACACCGTATTGGTCGTACCGGTCGTGCAGGAGCTAATGGTGAAGCGATAAGTTTAGTAAGTGCAGACGAGACTACTTTTTTACGTGACATTCAAAAATTAATTGGTATGAAATTGCCTGTAGAAATAATGGAAGGTTTTGAACCAGATCCAAACGCTTCTACAGCGCCAATTAAACCAGGACAGAATAGAAGACAACAACCTAGAAATGATAAGCCTAAAGGCGAAAAGACCAAATCTAAGGGGAATTCGTCATCAAATTCTGGTGGTCGTAATAGAACTAAGTCTAAAAGTAGAAATAACGATAGTAGACGCTAA
- a CDS encoding GNAT family N-acetyltransferase yields MATITFREATLEDKPVLLQFEQQLIAYERPFDSILKDDCTYYDLDFLIQSKDAKFIVATIDNTLIASGYAKIVKAKPYHKITEYTYMGFMYVDTKFRGQGIIQNIIEQLKQWSISLNISETRLEVYSDNTSAIKAYEKKGFKNRMIEMKMNLK; encoded by the coding sequence ATGGCAACGATCACGTTTAGAGAAGCAACATTAGAGGACAAACCTGTGCTATTACAATTCGAACAACAACTTATTGCCTACGAGCGTCCTTTTGACAGCATTTTAAAAGACGACTGTACATATTACGATCTTGACTTTTTAATACAATCAAAAGACGCTAAATTTATCGTTGCTACAATTGACAATACACTTATCGCTTCAGGCTATGCAAAAATTGTAAAAGCAAAGCCTTATCATAAAATTACAGAGTACACGTATATGGGCTTTATGTATGTCGACACAAAATTTAGAGGTCAAGGTATAATTCAAAATATAATTGAGCAATTAAAACAATGGTCCATTAGTCTAAATATTTCTGAAACTAGATTAGAAGTATATAGCGATAATACCTCAGCGATCAAAGCCTATGAAAAAAAAGGATTTAAAAATAGGATGATCGAAATGAAAATGAATCTTAAATAA
- a CDS encoding DUF6500 family protein, translating into MTLTLKDKIIDICNKKIAQKGDSVGVSFYAFFKNKNDDPELLMEAATWWIQTHKLDHFEKALKIKSLIENI; encoded by the coding sequence ATGACACTTACTTTAAAAGATAAAATCATAGATATTTGCAATAAAAAAATTGCTCAAAAAGGAGACTCCGTTGGAGTCTCTTTTTATGCTTTTTTTAAAAATAAAAATGATGATCCAGAATTGCTAATGGAAGCTGCTACTTGGTGGATACAAACTCATAAATTGGATCATTTTGAGAAAGCGTTAAAAATTAAAAGTTTAATAGAAAATATCTAG
- a CDS encoding leucine-rich repeat domain-containing protein: MIFAKHELGFNFNNDEASYKTIKACKNYPEDFYYEIFVLAKSTKNKQIRTECANIIKKQAPEALQLAFKSRKKITLVEDSSSFNNKLIAILEYGVLSEDLDLCKLYTLVCKRLSLSIKYSKKEVVQLFIDTPRLLSQFNGIKELTISTFRQKEGFSSVVNNITQLTSLEKLELEIDYKYMPEELERLVNLKEFILAAPNLVWVPVGITKLKSLKKLEFRGGFPFGNDEPNPNIVNFTWLTELTSLKHLRIGSFTVQDLSAVELPASLKKLEFFRLENITALPETLGHLPKLKKLRLSGMESLEHFPASVSEFKKLEVLEVTHLSKLKKVPASFIFGPNIKRLLGLYTEFMPYGVTPVTKLKRIVFTNPELLSFVLDNALSFTNLKEIEITCEAPQRRSPHTFSAFKKLKNLKYKLAHHLEWVLEDIHECEKLEDVFIYGIYSGADAEITNADVVNFPQAFSRVKHLQTLRVHSAKALVLNTDYLPINTDSLTITDIKVIEPGVEYFEVNHIKVVGTPITALQKFYSVIRAKKIKLDDVNSVKNETLDFDNFKDPESFKDFIFNSNVKGLDKALKTLCNLQSLTIDFNKDNAEQNNGLTAYTHHNLKNLTIKNFNGNTNVIKLLLEHTPNLEFLEIYECVGLADLPKVTLNKLKTLKLFYSDDIQSIENLTVPNIELIKVLFCDNFGYDAMVTASHWKTLKFLWLEHISKDLEIYPETIADLNLDTFFIDGFLTKRQIPKWIGRMKSLRVLGIESFKYSPLPEELAELTQLKIMSIRRCDFTEQVSDKFKNLNLEDLIYRYSKFNGNNMKSSKSYALAGNKILKEDFDNRDEKYNLYC, translated from the coding sequence ATGATATTTGCTAAACACGAACTTGGTTTCAATTTTAATAATGATGAAGCATCTTATAAAACGATTAAAGCTTGTAAAAATTACCCAGAAGATTTTTATTATGAGATTTTTGTACTTGCTAAATCTACTAAAAACAAGCAAATTAGAACCGAATGTGCCAATATCATAAAAAAACAGGCACCAGAAGCTTTACAACTCGCCTTTAAGAGTCGAAAAAAAATAACGTTAGTAGAGGATTCTTCTTCTTTTAACAATAAGCTGATTGCTATATTAGAGTATGGCGTACTCTCAGAAGACTTAGACCTTTGTAAACTATACACACTTGTTTGTAAGCGTTTATCACTTTCCATTAAATATTCAAAAAAAGAAGTGGTTCAACTTTTTATAGACACACCACGTCTTTTAAGTCAGTTTAATGGTATTAAAGAATTAACAATTAGCACCTTTAGACAGAAAGAAGGTTTTAGTAGCGTTGTAAACAACATAACGCAACTTACCTCATTAGAGAAACTAGAACTTGAAATTGATTATAAATACATGCCAGAAGAACTAGAACGATTAGTTAACTTAAAAGAGTTTATACTAGCAGCACCTAATTTGGTATGGGTTCCCGTAGGAATAACCAAGCTAAAATCACTTAAAAAGTTGGAGTTTAGAGGAGGTTTTCCTTTTGGTAATGACGAGCCTAACCCTAACATAGTTAACTTTACTTGGCTTACAGAACTTACCAGTTTAAAGCATTTAAGAATAGGTTCTTTTACGGTACAAGACCTCTCTGCTGTAGAGCTTCCGGCAAGTTTAAAAAAATTAGAGTTTTTTAGGCTAGAAAATATAACCGCTTTACCAGAAACACTTGGTCACTTACCAAAACTAAAAAAATTGAGGCTAAGTGGTATGGAATCGTTAGAACACTTTCCTGCATCCGTTAGTGAATTTAAAAAGTTAGAGGTTTTAGAAGTTACTCATTTATCAAAATTAAAAAAAGTTCCTGCATCTTTTATTTTTGGACCAAATATTAAACGTTTACTAGGTTTGTATACAGAATTTATGCCTTATGGAGTAACACCTGTAACTAAACTAAAAAGAATCGTTTTTACCAACCCAGAGCTTCTTAGTTTTGTATTGGATAACGCCTTGTCTTTTACTAATTTAAAAGAGATAGAAATCACTTGTGAAGCACCACAAAGAAGAAGTCCACATACGTTTTCTGCATTTAAAAAACTTAAAAACCTTAAGTATAAGTTAGCGCATCATTTAGAATGGGTTTTAGAGGATATTCACGAATGTGAAAAGCTAGAGGACGTTTTTATTTATGGTATATATAGTGGAGCTGATGCTGAAATAACGAACGCAGATGTTGTTAATTTCCCTCAAGCATTTTCTAGAGTAAAGCATTTACAAACCTTACGCGTACACAGTGCAAAAGCACTTGTTTTAAATACAGATTATTTACCTATAAATACAGACAGTCTTACCATTACAGATATAAAAGTCATTGAGCCAGGTGTTGAATATTTTGAGGTAAATCATATAAAAGTAGTAGGTACACCTATTACCGCATTGCAAAAATTTTATTCAGTAATACGTGCTAAAAAAATTAAGTTAGACGATGTAAACAGTGTTAAAAATGAGACTTTAGATTTTGATAATTTTAAAGACCCTGAAAGCTTTAAAGATTTTATATTTAATAGTAATGTAAAAGGCTTAGACAAAGCATTAAAAACACTTTGTAATTTACAATCACTAACCATTGATTTTAATAAAGATAATGCCGAACAAAACAATGGTTTAACCGCTTATACGCACCATAATTTAAAAAACTTAACCATTAAAAATTTTAATGGTAACACTAATGTTATTAAGTTATTATTGGAGCATACGCCTAATCTAGAATTTTTAGAAATTTACGAGTGTGTAGGACTTGCAGATTTACCTAAGGTTACTTTAAACAAACTAAAAACACTGAAATTATTTTATAGCGATGATATACAGTCTATAGAGAACTTAACAGTGCCTAACATAGAGCTCATTAAAGTTTTATTCTGTGACAATTTTGGTTACGATGCTATGGTTACGGCATCGCATTGGAAAACGCTTAAATTTCTTTGGTTAGAACACATTAGTAAAGATCTTGAAATCTACCCAGAGACCATTGCAGACTTAAATTTAGACACCTTTTTTATTGATGGATTTTTAACTAAAAGACAAATCCCAAAATGGATAGGAAGAATGAAATCCTTACGAGTTTTAGGTATAGAAAGCTTTAAGTACTCCCCATTACCGGAAGAATTAGCCGAATTAACCCAATTAAAAATAATGAGCATTAGAAGGTGTGATTTTACAGAGCAAGTCTCTGATAAATTTAAGAATTTGAATTTAGAGGATTTAATTTACAGGTATTCAAAATTTAATGGAAACAATATGAAATCCTCTAAATCTTACGCATTAGCTGGAAATAAAATCTTAAAAGAGGATTTTGATAACAGAGATGAAAAATATAACCTGTACTGCTAA
- a CDS encoding tetratricopeptide repeat protein, translated as MNKIKYLLCIVLCLHLTQISNAQELNTTSIDAYISVYQTEINTNPKKAQKAVQKWLELSIKQNDVIKEAQAHYALANIGNTTGNYKQTVKEAPKAITILKAQHIELGLPACYNVLALGYKNLGQYPEAMDAFLLCLNYAEKTDDKQQQANAYQNISTLYILQKNYEKAANNLDRAAQIYRALGDDNGVLVTLFNFANILKEQGRYQEAYKHYKTVLDYRIKEGNKASIAYVKINLSQLLVEEGNYEEAIPQLNETLGLLEELKFTSDMAIVLNDLGICHSKLGHTAQAIDYFERSLKIGKSKSLAKYNSKFYKNLSNLYKDIKNYKQALYYYEKTVSVTEDINSVDKENYVANLQEQYETELKETRIKLLEKEQKLSEAELEKTALNLEKTALDLDRQRLVRNIFIAAFIILLGVLILLRYLYLQRIKIQHQLTLQKEENAKQQINQLVKDHKLSVIEKYQDGQDEERSRLSREIHDGIGSDLASIKIGFEHYLEAQKPDPQAKRLLQAIEQSCKDVRLLSHQLHPLPFSKIGFSSFLKEALEQIKNTNALSITTFLYPEESIDELPEVLLADTYRIIQELLNNTIKHANATEVEVQLNKHTAYLNLVVSDNGSGFKTNNKPGIGIRNIKERVQKRHGDVTIDSSPQHGTSTTINFPL; from the coding sequence ATGAATAAAATCAAATACTTATTATGTATTGTTCTTTGCTTACACTTAACCCAAATAAGTAACGCGCAAGAACTAAACACGACTTCTATTGATGCCTATATCTCTGTATATCAAACAGAGATAAACACAAACCCAAAAAAAGCTCAAAAAGCAGTGCAAAAATGGTTGGAGTTAAGCATAAAACAAAATGATGTCATTAAAGAAGCGCAGGCACATTATGCTTTAGCTAATATTGGTAACACTACCGGAAATTACAAGCAGACGGTAAAAGAAGCTCCAAAAGCAATCACCATATTAAAAGCGCAGCATATAGAATTGGGACTACCTGCGTGTTACAATGTTTTAGCTTTGGGTTATAAAAATTTAGGACAATATCCAGAAGCTATGGATGCCTTTTTATTATGCCTTAATTATGCCGAAAAAACGGATGACAAACAACAACAGGCAAATGCGTATCAGAACATATCAACTTTATATATTCTGCAAAAAAACTATGAAAAGGCAGCAAATAATTTAGATAGAGCTGCACAAATATATAGAGCATTAGGTGACGATAACGGTGTCCTCGTTACGCTTTTCAATTTTGCTAACATTTTAAAAGAACAAGGACGCTACCAAGAGGCTTATAAACATTATAAAACCGTCTTAGACTACCGTATAAAAGAAGGCAACAAAGCCTCCATAGCCTATGTAAAAATTAACCTTTCACAATTACTAGTCGAAGAAGGTAATTATGAAGAAGCTATTCCGCAACTTAATGAAACCTTAGGTTTATTAGAAGAACTAAAATTTACATCAGACATGGCTATTGTCCTAAACGACTTAGGAATTTGCCATTCTAAATTGGGGCACACTGCACAAGCAATTGATTACTTTGAAAGATCCTTGAAAATAGGAAAATCAAAGTCTTTAGCAAAATATAACTCTAAATTTTACAAGAACCTTTCCAACCTGTATAAAGACATTAAAAATTACAAACAGGCTTTATATTATTACGAAAAAACAGTTTCGGTTACAGAAGATATAAACTCGGTTGATAAAGAAAATTATGTTGCCAATCTACAAGAGCAATATGAAACAGAACTAAAGGAAACCAGAATTAAACTATTAGAAAAAGAACAAAAACTTAGTGAAGCCGAATTAGAAAAAACAGCTTTAAATTTAGAGAAGACCGCTCTAGATTTGGATAGACAACGCTTGGTACGTAATATTTTTATTGCTGCCTTTATAATTTTATTAGGCGTATTGATATTGTTGCGCTACTTATATCTGCAACGTATAAAAATACAACATCAACTAACGCTTCAAAAAGAAGAGAATGCAAAACAACAAATCAACCAATTAGTTAAAGACCATAAACTATCAGTCATAGAAAAATATCAAGACGGACAAGATGAAGAACGCTCCCGTTTGTCAAGAGAAATCCATGATGGCATTGGTAGTGATTTGGCGAGTATTAAAATTGGTTTCGAACATTACTTAGAAGCACAAAAACCAGACCCACAAGCAAAACGGTTACTACAAGCCATTGAACAATCGTGTAAAGACGTCCGATTGCTATCGCATCAATTACACCCTCTACCCTTTTCTAAAATAGGATTTAGCAGTTTTTTAAAAGAAGCTTTAGAACAAATAAAGAATACCAACGCCCTTTCCATAACTACTTTTTTATACCCTGAAGAATCTATAGACGAACTTCCAGAGGTACTCTTAGCAGACACGTATCGTATAATACAAGAGCTACTAAATAATACTATTAAGCATGCCAATGCTACAGAAGTAGAAGTACAACTAAACAAACATACGGCGTATTTAAACCTAGTAGTAAGTGATAATGGCTCTGGCTTTAAAACAAACAATAAACCAGGAATAGGAATACGAAACATTAAAGAACGCGTACAAAAAAGACATGGAGATGTTACTATAGACAGTTCTCCTCAACATGGGACATCAACAACAATTAATTTCCCGTTATAA
- a CDS encoding tRNA (cytidine(34)-2'-O)-methyltransferase, giving the protein MLNIVLIEPEIPNNTGNIGRLALASGSRLHLVKPFGFELSDKRLKRAGLDYWQHLDVIIYESKEDFFNINKNENFAFFSSHGTQSHWDIPFKDNQFLVFGKESVGLDKTLLTTHSNSLYKIPLYSEHIRSLNLANSVGIVVFEGLRQLSN; this is encoded by the coding sequence ATGCTTAATATTGTATTAATAGAACCAGAGATCCCTAATAACACAGGTAATATTGGACGTTTAGCTTTAGCTTCTGGATCCAGATTACACTTAGTAAAACCTTTTGGCTTCGAACTTAGCGATAAGCGTTTAAAACGTGCTGGATTAGATTATTGGCAACATTTAGATGTGATTATATACGAATCGAAAGAAGATTTTTTTAACATCAATAAAAATGAGAATTTTGCTTTCTTTTCTAGTCATGGGACACAATCACATTGGGACATTCCTTTTAAAGACAATCAATTTTTAGTCTTTGGAAAAGAGTCTGTTGGTTTAGACAAAACATTACTCACAACACATTCAAATTCACTTTACAAAATACCGTTATATAGCGAACATATTAGAAGTTTAAACCTTGCCAACTCTGTCGGTATTGTTGTTTTTGAAGGTTTAAGACAATTATCAAACTAA
- a CDS encoding YitT family protein: MDSKRSKVIKSLSEYAQIAIGIVLASIGLKAFLLPNGFLDGGVTGIALLINRLVHINISLLLVLISIPFLIIGYFTVSKRIILKSVISILGLALFIHFENFGVITEDKFLISIFGGLFLGSGIGIAIRNGCVLDGSEILGVFINDRFGISIGKVILLFNIILFTITAFVISKEIAMYSILTYIVTAKVTDMVIEGFEDFIGVSIVSKDFDKIKVEIIKELGAGMTIYKGKRGFINQGETEDIDIIHTIINRIDIKKMYRIISNIDEDAFIVEFDVNNVKGGVLRRYLDRKKGVNSAKFLSETPMQ; encoded by the coding sequence ATGGATTCAAAAAGAAGTAAAGTCATAAAATCCCTATCAGAATACGCACAAATTGCAATTGGAATTGTCTTAGCAAGTATTGGTTTAAAAGCCTTTTTACTTCCAAATGGATTCTTAGACGGCGGTGTTACTGGTATTGCCTTATTAATAAACAGATTAGTACATATAAATATTTCGTTACTCCTAGTCCTAATAAGTATTCCTTTTTTAATCATTGGCTATTTTACAGTATCAAAACGGATTATCCTAAAATCTGTTATCAGTATTTTGGGTCTAGCATTATTTATTCACTTTGAAAACTTTGGAGTTATAACAGAAGACAAGTTTCTTATCTCCATATTTGGTGGATTATTCTTAGGCTCTGGTATTGGAATCGCTATCAGAAATGGATGCGTTTTAGATGGATCAGAAATATTAGGCGTCTTTATAAATGACCGTTTTGGGATAAGTATTGGTAAAGTGATCCTACTATTTAATATTATTCTATTTACTATCACCGCTTTTGTGATTTCTAAAGAAATAGCCATGTATTCTATCCTTACTTATATTGTAACTGCTAAAGTCACAGATATGGTTATTGAAGGATTTGAAGATTTTATAGGCGTATCTATTGTGTCTAAAGATTTTGACAAAATAAAAGTCGAAATCATTAAAGAGCTTGGTGCAGGCATGACTATTTACAAAGGAAAAAGAGGTTTTATAAACCAAGGAGAAACTGAGGATATAGATATTATACACACCATTATAAATCGTATCGACATAAAAAAAATGTATCGTATTATATCCAATATAGACGAAGATGCTTTTATTGTCGAGTTTGACGTAAACAACGTTAAGGGAGGTGTATTAAGACGGTACTTAGATAGAAAAAAAGGCGTGAATTCTGCTAAATTCTTATCAGAAACACCTATGCAATAA
- the tssD gene encoding type VI secretion system tube protein TssD, whose product MSFLAKLFIEDEVRNILNVNQVYSRIADVNGRPITKAVGHKLEFAIESTIDDSFFYESMFSQTSQCEGEIVFYKRDGISTLFKMEFANAQILNLTESFNAIDSLPLHINISIGWGIMKMKGVIHQEPWNPNNPFIEIEETTRQEEEKEVTRYFVTDTEGNELDEYKTGEKIILNIETKNRIGDRITIHLNDKTHDFKYGGQILENDKLSNYTINSDLEQIELDVINQQ is encoded by the coding sequence ATGAGTTTTTTGGCTAAGTTATTTATTGAAGATGAAGTTAGGAATATCCTAAATGTCAACCAAGTATATTCTAGGATCGCAGATGTTAACGGACGACCTATAACTAAGGCTGTTGGCCATAAATTAGAGTTTGCAATAGAGTCTACAATAGATGATAGTTTTTTTTACGAAAGTATGTTTTCGCAAACCAGTCAATGTGAAGGAGAAATTGTATTTTATAAACGTGATGGTATAAGCACCTTGTTTAAAATGGAATTTGCTAATGCTCAAATATTAAATTTAACTGAATCTTTTAATGCCATAGATAGTCTACCATTACATATAAATATCTCTATTGGTTGGGGAATCATGAAAATGAAAGGTGTAATCCACCAAGAACCTTGGAATCCAAACAATCCATTTATAGAGATTGAAGAAACCACAAGACAAGAAGAAGAAAAAGAAGTCACGCGTTACTTTGTAACAGACACTGAAGGTAATGAGCTTGACGAATATAAAACAGGTGAAAAAATCATCTTAAATATAGAAACCAAAAATCGTATTGGAGATCGTATTACGATTCATTTAAATGATAAAACTCACGATTTTAAATACGGTGGTCAAATTCTTGAAAATGACAAATTAAGTAATTACACTATCAATAGTGATTTAGAACAAATAGAATTAGACGTAATTAATCAACAATAA
- a CDS encoding response regulator, giving the protein MKQINLIIADDHLMFLEGLNTILAEMEEINTIHIATEGKQVLRLLDQFPIDLVISDINMPKMDGLELLTELKKKSNPPKVIILSMLDNHRTIYKVIQKKADGFVPKFTSKAELQKAVKTVIDGEQYFSETIKHKYMESVFERKKYKDIELSKREKEVLVLLSQELTSKEISAKLFISVNTVETHRKNILLKTGSKTTTGAVKYGIESGLFDN; this is encoded by the coding sequence ATGAAGCAAATAAATCTTATCATAGCAGACGACCATTTAATGTTTCTAGAAGGTCTAAATACCATTTTAGCAGAGATGGAAGAAATTAACACCATACATATCGCCACCGAAGGAAAGCAAGTCCTGCGCCTCCTAGATCAGTTTCCTATAGATCTTGTCATTAGCGATATTAACATGCCAAAAATGGATGGTTTAGAGCTGTTAACCGAACTTAAAAAGAAGAGCAATCCTCCAAAAGTGATTATTCTAAGTATGCTAGATAATCATCGTACCATTTATAAGGTTATTCAAAAAAAAGCAGATGGATTTGTTCCTAAATTTACAAGTAAAGCCGAATTACAAAAAGCAGTAAAAACCGTAATTGACGGCGAACAATATTTTTCTGAAACCATAAAACACAAATATATGGAGAGTGTTTTTGAAAGAAAGAAATATAAAGACATTGAGCTTTCTAAAAGAGAGAAAGAAGTTTTAGTACTACTCTCCCAAGAGCTTACATCTAAAGAGATCTCTGCAAAACTTTTCATATCCGTTAATACTGTAGAAACCCATCGTAAAAACATCCTACTTAAAACAGGATCTAAAACTACAACTGGAGCAGTAAAATACGGTATAGAAAGTGGTTTGTTTGACAACTAA
- a CDS encoding VF530 family DNA-binding protein, giving the protein METQKNNPLHGIKLEQIITDLESHYGWEYMGHVIKIKCFTDTPSIKSSLKFLRRTPWARTKVEHMYLQYLKKNK; this is encoded by the coding sequence GTGGAAACACAAAAAAATAATCCTTTACACGGTATAAAACTAGAACAAATCATAACGGATTTAGAATCGCATTATGGTTGGGAATACATGGGGCATGTTATAAAAATTAAATGTTTTACCGATACCCCTTCAATTAAATCTAGTTTAAAATTCTTACGCCGTACACCTTGGGCTAGAACGAAGGTAGAGCATATGTATTTACAGTATTTGAAGAAAAATAAGTAA